The Desulfobulbaceae bacterium genome includes a window with the following:
- a CDS encoding NADH-quinone oxidoreductase subunit A, with the protein MDERSTLDLLYVAAFFIGGLGFGVGPFIIATLMAPRGTRNISQKTNQLIECGVPPIGDAWIRYSANYYLYALIFLAFDVDVLFLFPVAMAYNQTYEIRDFVEVLLFVGILSLALVYAWKKGVFEWKRKNYNRQ; encoded by the coding sequence TTGGACGAAAGATCAACACTCGATCTGCTGTACGTAGCAGCTTTTTTTATTGGGGGCCTCGGTTTCGGCGTAGGCCCTTTCATTATTGCCACACTTATGGCTCCGCGTGGCACCCGCAACATATCACAAAAAACAAACCAGCTCATCGAGTGTGGAGTACCGCCGATCGGCGATGCATGGATACGCTATAGTGCCAACTACTACCTGTACGCATTAATTTTCCTCGCCTTCGACGTTGATGTTCTTTTTTTATTTCCTGTTGCTATGGCCTACAATCAGACATATGAAATTCGTGATTTTGTTGAAGTGCTTCTCTTTGTCGGCATTTTATCTCTGGCACTGGTTTACGCCTGGAAAAAGGGAGTTTTTGAGTGGAAACGGAAAAACTACAACCGGCAATAG
- the nuoB gene encoding NADH-quinone oxidoreductase subunit NuoB: METEKLQPAIVQFAQLDKVLAIGRANSLWPMTFGLACCAIEMMATGASRFDLSRFGAEVFRPSPRHCDVMIVAGTITKKMAPAVKTLYDQMPEPKWVIAMGNCAISGGPFVYDGQYAIVEGADQFLDVDVYIPGCPPRPEALIEGILELEEKITGSRRWPRVECG; the protein is encoded by the coding sequence GTGGAAACGGAAAAACTACAACCGGCAATAGTTCAATTTGCCCAGCTGGACAAAGTTCTGGCCATAGGACGTGCAAACTCACTATGGCCAATGACCTTTGGACTTGCCTGCTGCGCTATCGAAATGATGGCAACCGGTGCCTCACGTTTTGACTTGTCGCGCTTTGGCGCTGAAGTCTTCAGACCATCACCTCGCCACTGCGACGTTATGATTGTGGCTGGAACTATTACCAAAAAAATGGCACCCGCCGTTAAAACACTTTACGACCAAATGCCAGAACCGAAGTGGGTTATTGCCATGGGCAACTGTGCAATATCTGGAGGCCCGTTTGTTTATGATGGCCAATATGCCATTGTTGAAGGCGCCGACCAGTTTCTCGATGTCGACGTGTATATCCCAGGATGCCCTCCTCGGCCAGAGGCTCTTATTGAAGGAATCCTGGAACTCGAAGAAAAAATTACCGGGTCTCGACGCTGGCCCCGAGTTGAGTGTGGCTAA
- a CDS encoding NADH-quinone oxidoreductase subunit C, with the protein MLIDEIKQALADLAVIEKIEITRELPAPVPTEGEADDAKAATVTETETVEQPALHTTEYTSKGFHLSVTISPDDVVSAAKQLLKQEFFLEAVTGVDWLKENQMEVVYDYNHWNENCRVVVRTFLNRETPELPTISEVYSGANWHERETHDFFGIKFLGHPDLSPFLLPEDADYHPLLKDFKA; encoded by the coding sequence ATGTTAATTGACGAGATTAAACAAGCACTTGCCGATCTGGCTGTAATCGAAAAAATCGAGATTACCAGAGAGCTACCAGCACCTGTACCGACAGAGGGTGAAGCTGATGATGCCAAAGCCGCTACAGTTACCGAGACAGAAACCGTTGAACAGCCCGCACTGCACACAACGGAGTACACGTCCAAAGGCTTTCATCTTTCCGTTACAATATCACCTGACGACGTAGTGAGTGCCGCAAAGCAGCTTCTCAAACAGGAGTTTTTTCTTGAAGCCGTCACCGGTGTTGACTGGCTGAAAGAAAACCAGATGGAAGTGGTTTATGACTACAACCACTGGAACGAAAACTGCCGAGTAGTGGTGCGAACCTTTCTTAACCGTGAAACACCTGAACTCCCTACGATTTCCGAAGTATACTCAGGTGCTAACTGGCACGAACGGGAAACGCATGATTTCTTTGGCATTAAATTTCTTGGCCACCCCGACCTGTCTCCTTTCTTATTGCCTGAAGACGCTGACTATCACCCTCTGCTAAAGGACTTTAAGGCATGA